TTTATACCGGAAACTTAAACTTAATCCACCTGTAAAATAGGGATCTCTTTGCCCTGAATAAACCAGGTAGGTGGTCGGGTCTATCAATCGGCTTCGTTGGTCATCCGGAATATCCAGAAGGTTGAATTGAGGTTCTCCGGTTTGTCCATTCAGACCGGCAAATGAGTATGACCAGAAACTACTAAGGGGATAACCTTGTTTGAGTATGATATCCGAGCGTCCGTTCAGAAAATCACTAGCCTTGACTTCGATATCCGTATGCCCGCCCTCGTTCCAGTTTTTAGATGCATTCAGGCTGACACTTAATGCATAGTCACGTTTTTGTATCGGAGTAAAAGTCAATGTATATTCGATACCTCTGTTGTGGATAATACCTCCGTTACGTTTCATAGAAGAAATTCCATATTCATAAGGCAGGTCTAATTCGACAATCGCATTAGAGCGTCTTGTGTAATATTCCAGATTCATGTTGAACAGATTAAATAATTCCAGATCGATTCCGAAATTCCATGATTTGGTACGTTCCCAAGACAGAGTCGGGTTCGGAATCTGGGAAATAGTAGATTGATATCTATTGTATAGATCAGCTACTGTTCCTTGATTCAGAATTAGATCCGGGCTAAGACGTGTGAGTGCATTTCCCTGAATACCATAAGTGCCGCGGAAGTTTAAGTTAGTTATCCAGCCCACATATTTTCTCATAAACCTTTCTTCTGAAGCCCTCCATGAGAAACCAAATGAGTAGGTTGGGTCAATACGATGATTGGTATCTTGTCCGAAGCGGTTGGATGCGTCATTACGTACATTGGCATTTATTACATAGCGATTTTTGAATGAATAGGCCAGTGTGGCAAATACAGAGAAGAAATTATCTGTAGTATTAACTTTTCTCCAACCACCGTCATATATTCTTTGTAGAATGCCCCAACCGCTGTTTTGAGAACCGGTAATCGGTTCGAAAGCTTGTAAGGTGGTCGGGCTTGTGATGACTTCTCCTCTATCGGGAACATATCCCCATACCGTATTGTTGATTCCTTTGTTGGTAGTAGAACGCAATTCCATACCTATTAGTGCATTCAATCGGTTCTCATCATTAAAAGCCTTACTGAATTGCAACTTGTTCTGTATGTTGTAAGAGTATTGATGTGTGTTGTTAGTAAACAATTCACCACCAAAAGGAAGTAAGGCGGCTTTGAATTCTTTACTGGCTGGTGAAACCGAGTTAAAGTCATATCCGCGATAATTCTCGGCAATGTAAAATGTCCGTTCCGATTCCCATGCCTCGTTTGTACTATTATTATCCGAATATCCTCCGGTGAATTGATAAGTCAGCCAGTCTAGAATGTTCCATTTTAAGTCAAGTGAGGCGGACAGATAGCTGGATGCTGATTTTGAGCCGCTATTCTCCCGTTCATTAATGAAATTGTATGATAACGATCTTACTCCTTCATTATATGGATAGGAGGCTTTCATCTGATAATAGACATCAGGGTCTATTGAGCGGTTAGTGGTAGTGGCATATCCTAAAGGATTGACTCCTCCCGCAAATCCTTTATTCGTGTTTACACTTCCATTGATAGCTGCATTTATGGTTAGTTTCTGTACCGGACGTATAGTGATAGCAAGACGGCCGGTCATGCGTTCACTATCATTTCCAATTTCTTGTCCTTCGCTTTTGGAATATCCCATAGAAGCCGAATAACTGTATTTGTTTGTTCCGCCGGAAACACTTAGATTGTGATTATGGCTGAAAGCGCGGCGGGTTAGTAGTTTGAACCAATCTGTGTTTTGTGTTTCCAAAACATTCCGTTGGGCAAGGAACTCTTCAGAGGATATATCATGTGATAAATACATATTCAATAATCCTTCGTACGTGTACATTTGTTTGATAGGTTCAGCACTGTAAGGAGTTCCCCAGTTGAAAGCTTCTTGTGAGAACAGTACCCTTTCTTTTGAATTCATATAATTGAACTGATCGTAATTAGGTCGTGTTCCTATTATAAAATTGGATGTGTAATTAACGCTTAAACGATCAGTAGTATTTTTTTTAGTGGTAATTTCAATGACACCATTAGATGCCTTTGAACCGTAAATAGCAGTTGCAGAAGCATCTTTTAGAATACTGATGCTTTCAATATCGGCCGGATTCAGCCAAGATATCTGGTTACCGATGATATTTTTTAAGTCATTGGTCATTAGAGAGGTCGCATCCAATTCTAATGGGTCCTCCTGAATAATTCCGTCTACTACCCATAACGGGTCCTGATTACCTAATAGTGTACTTGTACCACGAATCTGAATCTTGGGAGCAGTACCTACGCGGCTACTGGTATTGGTCACTACCATACCTGCCACACGTCCTTGTAACATTTGGTCAATAGTGGTATACGAAGGCATTATGATATCCTTGGCTTTGACGGTAGTGATCGAACCTACCAGGTCACGTCGCTGGATGTTCTGATAACCGGTTACCACTACTTCGTCTATTTCTGTATTTGAGGAATTGTTTAGAGTGACGTTGATGGTTCTCTTTCCTGTATATTTGACTGTTTTCTTTTCCATTCCGATGAACGAATAGGTCAATATTAGTCCTTCCTGTGCCGGAATGCTAAAGGTGTAGTGTCCGTCCAATCCGGCAATAGCTCCTTGCTTTGATCCTCGAACACTGACCGTAGCTCCCGGAAGTGCTTCACCGCTTGTGTCACGTATCCAACCGCTAATAGTGATTTTGTCAGTTTTTCTTTTCTTGATAACGATAGCACTACCTGAAATTTCGTAAGTGAGATTAGTTCCTTCCAGGCATTCGTCCAAAATTTCGGTAATTGTTTTGTCTTTTGCTCTTACACTGATATCAGTAATGTTAGCGATATCTTCAGTTGCATACATAAAGATAAATTTTGTTCGATTTTGCAGGTACCAGAGTACTGATTCTAAAGTCTCTTCTCTAAGATCAACCGATATTCTCTGGTTGTCTTGTGCCTGAATCATAAGTGAAGATAGAGAGAATACGCATAAAAAGCAGAGCT
The nucleotide sequence above comes from Bacteroides caccae. Encoded proteins:
- a CDS encoding SusC/RagA family TonB-linked outer membrane protein — translated: MIQAQDNQRISVDLREETLESVLWYLQNRTKFIFMYATEDIANITDISVRAKDKTITEILDECLEGTNLTYEISGSAIVIKKRKTDKITISGWIRDTSGEALPGATVSVRGSKQGAIAGLDGHYTFSIPAQEGLILTYSFIGMEKKTVKYTGKRTINVTLNNSSNTEIDEVVVTGYQNIQRRDLVGSITTVKAKDIIMPSYTTIDQMLQGRVAGMVVTNTSSRVGTAPKIQIRGTSTLLGNQDPLWVVDGIIQEDPLELDATSLMTNDLKNIIGNQISWLNPADIESISILKDASATAIYGSKASNGVIEITTKKNTTDRLSVNYTSNFIIGTRPNYDQFNYMNSKERVLFSQEAFNWGTPYSAEPIKQMYTYEGLLNMYLSHDISSEEFLAQRNVLETQNTDWFKLLTRRAFSHNHNLSVSGGTNKYSYSASMGYSKSEGQEIGNDSERMTGRLAITIRPVQKLTINAAINGSVNTNKGFAGGVNPLGYATTTNRSIDPDVYYQMKASYPYNEGVRSLSYNFINERENSGSKSASSYLSASLDLKWNILDWLTYQFTGGYSDNNSTNEAWESERTFYIAENYRGYDFNSVSPASKEFKAALLPFGGELFTNNTHQYSYNIQNKLQFSKAFNDENRLNALIGMELRSTTNKGINNTVWGYVPDRGEVITSPTTLQAFEPITGSQNSGWGILQRIYDGGWRKVNTTDNFFSVFATLAYSFKNRYVINANVRNDASNRFGQDTNHRIDPTYSFGFSWRASEERFMRKYVGWITNLNFRGTYGIQGNALTRLSPDLILNQGTVADLYNRYQSTISQIPNPTLSWERTKSWNFGIDLELFNLFNMNLEYYTRRSNAIVELDLPYEYGISSMKRNGGIIHNRGIEYTLTFTPIQKRDYALSVSLNASKNWNEGGHTDIEVKASDFLNGRSDIILKQGYPLSSFWSYSFAGLNGQTGEPQFNLLDIPDDQRSRLIDPTTYLVYSGQRDPYFTGGLSLSFRYKSLTLNSSFSLLLGNKKRLPSPYSQFSSSYYMPDPYTNINRDLLNRWKEPGDEAHTIIPSLPKGNMSLIQLPNGESTFKIPVWEQSDAMVVSGSFLRCRNIGLSWQMKREWCEKIYMKNLSLNFNMDNIFVIASKRFNGFDPEISNSVLPRNYSLGINIGF